A region of Pseudomonas sp. Marseille-Q3773 DNA encodes the following proteins:
- a CDS encoding Rap1a/Tai family immunity protein, which translates to MNGTKGIALGVLLAASMPCMAYTGNDLQEWAQDLEAARKTQSITWKGSMLVGYVAGVAETIKGVVICPKGMQTHLQNAAIVSKYLEQNPERWSENGATLVTAALRAAYPACEKR; encoded by the coding sequence ATGAACGGAACAAAGGGAATTGCTTTAGGCGTATTGCTGGCAGCATCAATGCCATGCATGGCCTATACGGGTAATGATCTTCAGGAATGGGCACAGGATCTCGAGGCAGCCCGGAAAACCCAAAGTATCACCTGGAAAGGCAGCATGCTGGTCGGCTACGTTGCTGGCGTGGCGGAGACGATCAAAGGAGTTGTCATCTGCCCAAAGGGAATGCAGACCCACCTCCAGAACGCAGCCATTGTGTCGAAATACCTGGAGCAAAATCCTGAGAGATGGTCGGAAAATGGAGCGACCCTCGTGACAGCGGCGCTCCGAGCTGCTTATCCGGCATGTGAAAAACGCTAA
- a CDS encoding S24 family peptidase, giving the protein MASAFCGVVSEFCAIRRLRATKICALRFARYAAWKENHAMDIGQRIREARKTRGLTLEALANQVDTDTGNLSRLERGKQGASQELLTKIFNVLQLGVTDVDHIRPKSSYPQLAYDLDNLVYVSPEENRARKGYPLISWVTAGEWARSPDQNHPADAERISSTENAGLNGFWLRVRGDSMTCTGNPSFPEGALILVRPEADIISGKYYVVELPDSGEMTFKQYVEDAGIKYLRPLNPGYRTIEIDGNCRFIGRVIDTKMTGL; this is encoded by the coding sequence ATGGCATCTGCCTTCTGTGGGGTGGTTTCGGAATTCTGCGCAATACGCAGACTTCGTGCAACAAAAATCTGCGCCCTGCGCTTTGCGCGTTACGCAGCATGGAAAGAAAATCACGCGATGGATATCGGACAACGCATCAGAGAAGCACGCAAAACACGTGGCCTTACGCTTGAAGCCCTTGCCAACCAGGTCGACACGGACACTGGCAATCTGTCGCGCCTTGAACGCGGGAAACAGGGAGCCAGCCAGGAATTGTTGACGAAGATCTTCAACGTCTTGCAATTGGGGGTGACAGACGTAGATCACATACGCCCGAAATCGAGCTATCCACAGTTGGCGTATGACCTGGACAACCTAGTTTATGTTTCCCCAGAAGAAAACCGCGCAAGGAAAGGATACCCGTTGATTAGTTGGGTTACTGCTGGCGAGTGGGCACGGTCACCAGACCAAAACCATCCAGCGGACGCTGAACGAATAAGCTCAACCGAGAACGCCGGCTTAAACGGCTTTTGGCTCCGCGTACGAGGCGACTCGATGACCTGTACTGGAAATCCGAGTTTTCCTGAAGGCGCGCTGATTCTGGTCCGACCGGAAGCCGACATCATCAGCGGCAAGTACTATGTGGTGGAGCTGCCCGACAGCGGGGAGATGACCTTTAAACAGTACGTAGAAGACGCTGGGATCAAATATCTTCGTCCGTTGAATCCGGGATACCGTACGATCGAGATCGACGGCAATTGCAGGTTCATTGGGCGAGTAATCGACACCAAAATGACTGGGTTGTAG
- a CDS encoding helix-turn-helix transcriptional regulator → MSPLKRARLSRSWTLADVTARLAVMGDRVDSGNLSRIERGAQKTSTALAEKLVQVFEGDLTEMHILYPERFAGDGADEAAA, encoded by the coding sequence ATGTCCCCGTTGAAACGAGCACGACTCTCCCGCAGCTGGACGCTGGCCGATGTAACGGCCCGCCTGGCTGTCATGGGCGACCGCGTTGACTCGGGAAACCTCTCCCGGATCGAGCGCGGCGCTCAGAAGACCTCCACCGCCCTGGCTGAAAAGCTGGTTCAGGTGTTTGAAGGCGACCTGACCGAAATGCACATCCTGTACCCCGAGCGCTTTGCCGGCGACGGGGCTGACGAAGCGGCGGCCTGA
- a CDS encoding AraC family transcriptional regulator gives MTDQPYGHAYAKRFEAVLAYIDRHLEGDLSVAALSRIAHFSAFHFHRQFSAYMGVPVSRYVQLMRLRRAAHQLAASPATSVLEAASAAGFESPEAFARAFRRAFGMTPSAFAKAPNWHTWSAVFVVPQLSRSITVQIRIVDFAETRVAALEHRGAPASLGDSVARFQQWRLQSGQSPVASSRTFGIPYDNPDTTPAQDFRFAIRGEIDGALLPNDFGMHELTLPAGRCAVVRHRGSPDYIGETIYPLYRDWLPSSNEELRDHPLFFHYLSVYPDTPVEQWETDVYVPLK, from the coding sequence TTGACTGACCAACCGTACGGCCATGCTTATGCCAAACGCTTCGAGGCCGTGCTTGCCTATATCGACCGCCATCTTGAGGGTGACCTGTCGGTAGCCGCCTTGAGCCGGATCGCCCACTTTTCGGCGTTCCACTTTCATCGGCAGTTTTCGGCGTACATGGGCGTGCCGGTCTCGCGCTATGTGCAACTGATGCGGCTGCGGCGCGCGGCCCATCAGCTGGCCGCCTCGCCTGCCACTTCGGTACTGGAGGCCGCGTCGGCGGCCGGGTTCGAAAGCCCCGAGGCCTTTGCCAGGGCATTCCGGCGGGCCTTCGGCATGACGCCGAGCGCATTCGCCAAGGCCCCTAACTGGCACACCTGGAGTGCGGTATTCGTTGTTCCCCAGTTATCCAGGAGTATTACCGTGCAGATACGTATCGTGGACTTTGCCGAAACCCGTGTGGCCGCGCTCGAACACCGCGGCGCGCCGGCCAGCCTCGGCGACAGCGTCGCGCGTTTTCAGCAGTGGCGTCTGCAGAGTGGCCAGTCACCGGTGGCCAGCAGCCGTACCTTCGGCATTCCGTACGACAACCCGGACACCACCCCGGCGCAGGATTTTCGCTTCGCGATTCGCGGGGAGATAGACGGGGCCTTGTTGCCCAATGATTTTGGCATGCATGAGCTGACCCTACCGGCGGGGCGCTGTGCAGTGGTTCGCCATCGTGGCTCGCCGGACTACATCGGTGAGACGATCTATCCGCTGTATCGGGACTGGTTGCCGTCGAGTAATGAAGAGCTGCGTGACCATCCGCTGTTCTTTCATTACTTGAGCGTGTATCCGGATACACCAGTGGAGCAGTGGGAGACGGATGTTTACGTTCCGCTGAAATAG
- a CDS encoding arsenate reductase ArsC, whose product MRVLFMCTANSCRSILSEALFNHMAPAGFEAISAGSFPRGQVLPRSLTTLQRAGIATEGLSSKGNDAFAGNPPDIVITVCDNAAGEACPVYFGAALKTHWGLEDPSEVQGDETLIDAAFRATLAHIQKRCEAFFALPFASLDRDGLQKELDRIGAL is encoded by the coding sequence ATGCGAGTTCTGTTCATGTGCACCGCCAATAGTTGCCGCAGCATCCTTTCCGAAGCCCTGTTCAACCATATGGCGCCTGCAGGGTTCGAGGCGATCAGCGCCGGCAGTTTCCCCAGGGGGCAGGTATTGCCACGCAGCCTCACCACCCTGCAGCGCGCCGGCATAGCCACCGAGGGCCTCAGCAGCAAGGGCAACGATGCCTTCGCAGGCAACCCGCCGGACATCGTCATCACCGTCTGCGACAACGCCGCCGGCGAAGCCTGCCCGGTATACTTCGGCGCCGCGCTGAAAACCCATTGGGGGCTGGAGGACCCGTCCGAGGTCCAGGGTGACGAAACGCTGATCGACGCCGCCTTCCGCGCTACCCTGGCGCATATCCAAAAGCGCTGCGAAGCGTTCTTCGCGTTGCCGTTTGCCTCGCTGGATCGCGACGGGTTGCAAAAAGAGCTGGATCGCATCGGCGCACTGTGA
- a CDS encoding arsenic transporter, translated as MLVALSVFLFTLILVIWQPKGLGVGWSAALGALIALAAGAVSLGDIPTVWAIVWNATATFIAVIIISLLLDEAGFFAWAALHVARWAKGSGYRLFAFCVLLGAAVSALFANDGAALILTPIVMSMLMALRFSPAATLAFVMAAGFIADTASLPLVVSNLVNIVSADYFGLGFAEYASVMVPVNLASVAATLLVLFLYFRRDLPKQYAVEALQVPRAAIRDQATFVVGWWTLLVLLVGLFALEPLGIPISAVAAVCAALLFAVAARGHRISTRRVLREAPWQVVIFSLGMYLVVYGLKNAGLTDFLSHLLERFAEHGVWGAAIGTGLLSALLSSVMNNMPSVLVGALSIQGSGAEGLVREAMVYANVIGCDLGPKITPIGSLATLLWLHVLERKGVRITWGYYFKVGILLTLPVLLITLSALALRLSL; from the coding sequence ATGCTAGTCGCACTCAGTGTTTTTCTGTTCACCCTCATCCTGGTCATCTGGCAACCCAAGGGCCTTGGCGTCGGCTGGAGCGCCGCGCTCGGCGCGCTGATCGCGCTGGCGGCCGGTGCAGTGTCGCTGGGCGACATACCGACCGTGTGGGCCATCGTCTGGAACGCCACCGCCACCTTCATCGCCGTCATCATCATCAGCCTGCTGCTGGACGAAGCCGGTTTCTTCGCGTGGGCGGCGCTGCATGTGGCGCGCTGGGCCAAGGGCAGCGGCTACCGCTTGTTCGCCTTCTGCGTACTGCTGGGCGCAGCGGTATCGGCGCTGTTCGCCAACGATGGCGCGGCACTGATCCTCACCCCCATCGTCATGTCGATGCTGATGGCCTTGCGCTTCTCGCCGGCAGCCACGCTGGCATTCGTCATGGCTGCGGGCTTCATCGCCGACACCGCCAGCCTGCCGCTGGTGGTGTCCAACCTGGTGAACATCGTATCCGCCGACTACTTCGGGCTGGGGTTCGCCGAGTACGCCTCGGTAATGGTGCCAGTGAACCTGGCGAGCGTGGCCGCCACCTTGCTGGTGCTGTTCCTGTACTTCCGTCGCGACCTGCCGAAACAGTACGCCGTCGAGGCCTTGCAAGTGCCACGGGCGGCGATTCGCGACCAGGCGACGTTCGTGGTGGGCTGGTGGACCCTGCTGGTCCTGCTGGTCGGCCTGTTCGCCCTGGAGCCGCTCGGTATCCCGATCAGTGCGGTCGCGGCCGTGTGTGCCGCATTGCTGTTCGCGGTCGCCGCCCGCGGCCACCGAATTTCCACCCGCCGCGTGCTGCGCGAAGCGCCGTGGCAGGTGGTGATCTTTTCCCTTGGCATGTACCTGGTGGTGTACGGCCTGAAGAACGCCGGCCTTACCGACTTCCTGAGCCACCTGCTCGAGCGCTTTGCCGAGCATGGGGTGTGGGGCGCCGCCATCGGCACCGGCCTGCTGTCGGCGCTGCTGTCATCGGTGATGAACAACATGCCCAGCGTGCTGGTCGGCGCCCTGTCGATCCAGGGCAGTGGCGCCGAGGGGCTGGTGCGTGAGGCCATGGTCTACGCCAACGTCATCGGCTGTGACCTCGGCCCTAAGATCACCCCGATCGGCAGCCTCGCCACGCTGCTGTGGTTGCATGTACTGGAACGCAAGGGAGTGCGTATCACCTGGGGGTATTACTTCAAGGTCGGCATTTTGCTGACCCTGCCCGTGCTGCTGATCACCCTGTCGGCGCTGGCATTGCGCCTGAGCCTCTGA
- a CDS encoding metalloregulator ArsR/SmtB family transcription factor, which produces MISPPELFKSLADETRARATLLIASLGELCVCELVCALGDSQPKISRHLAQLRSNGLLLDRRQGQWVYYRLNPALPGWAIELLQVTLKANAQWLQANTERLQNMDGRPVRTSACC; this is translated from the coding sequence ATGATCAGTCCTCCAGAACTCTTCAAAAGCCTGGCCGACGAAACCCGCGCGCGCGCAACCCTGCTGATCGCCAGTCTCGGCGAGCTTTGCGTGTGCGAACTGGTGTGCGCCCTGGGCGACAGCCAGCCGAAGATCAGCCGGCACCTGGCGCAACTGCGTAGCAATGGCCTGCTGCTGGACCGCCGCCAGGGCCAATGGGTGTATTACCGCCTCAACCCGGCCCTGCCTGGCTGGGCCATCGAGCTGCTGCAGGTGACCCTGAAAGCCAACGCCCAATGGCTGCAAGCCAACACCGAGCGCCTGCAGAACATGGACGGTCGCCCTGTCCGAACCAGCGCCTGCTGCTGA
- a CDS encoding XRE family transcriptional regulator: protein MKMHEEVEALAILIHDLRKFKNLTLGELAARINRSVGFLSQVERGVSRPSVADLTAISEALGVSTAYFYNLSKPRGISWVTRPHERRTLYLESGITDVLASPGISGAFAMLDSHLEPGACSGEPYLTDRSEQGCFVLEGELTVWLDDGDAVTLQANDCFQLQPHAQFRYANLTATTTRVLWVFN, encoded by the coding sequence ATGAAGATGCACGAAGAGGTTGAAGCCCTCGCGATCCTTATTCACGACCTGCGCAAATTCAAGAACCTGACCCTGGGCGAGCTGGCCGCGCGGATCAACCGCTCGGTGGGCTTCCTGTCCCAGGTCGAGCGTGGGGTTTCGCGCCCGAGCGTGGCCGATCTCACCGCCATCAGCGAAGCACTCGGCGTCTCCACCGCGTACTTCTACAACCTGAGCAAGCCCCGTGGCATCAGCTGGGTCACGCGCCCTCACGAACGGCGCACGTTGTACCTGGAATCGGGTATCACCGACGTATTGGCTTCGCCGGGCATCAGCGGTGCATTTGCCATGCTCGACAGCCATCTCGAGCCCGGCGCCTGCAGTGGCGAGCCGTACCTGACCGACCGTTCCGAGCAGGGCTGTTTCGTGCTCGAAGGCGAACTCACGGTGTGGCTGGACGACGGCGACGCCGTGACTTTACAGGCCAACGACTGCTTCCAGCTGCAACCCCACGCGCAGTTCCGTTACGCCAACCTGACGGCAACCACCACCCGTGTGCTCTGGGTCTTCAACTGA
- a CDS encoding glutamine synthetase family protein, which produces MSVIFPDLLTEVRAFRARYPEIRYVDLIALDIPGHFYGKRYPMDMLEKVAAGTPLKLPQNCVLLGTQGGLYPIGDYCFADGDPDAVRRLVPGTLKPVRWEQQVIAQMLITSDGTARPIEFEPREVLARVLQRLARRGIHPVVAFELEFYLFDRQLANGLPQYPRDTASGDPDDQPNMHIERLSRFASVLHEMVDVANEQGVPANVITAELGPGQFEINFSHSDDALSAADWSALFCRSTRGVAMKHGYRASFMSKPYLDAPGSGMHVHVSLYDGAGNNILAGAEQRKLRHAVAGCLELLPHCMPIFAPNHNAYRRYGAMVNAASKASWGFEDRDACIRIPESDPRNLRIEHRLAGADANPYLVLAAILTGMEHGLDQGLEPIAPLNDNRQSGIDFPKEAFSALAAMRHHPVVNQGLGSEFVMVYCENKYQEQQDFMRHIDAREYRWFL; this is translated from the coding sequence ATGAGTGTCATCTTTCCGGATCTGCTGACAGAAGTGCGCGCATTTCGCGCCAGATACCCAGAAATACGTTATGTCGACCTGATTGCGCTGGATATCCCCGGGCACTTCTACGGCAAGCGCTACCCCATGGACATGCTGGAGAAGGTGGCCGCCGGCACGCCGTTGAAACTGCCGCAGAACTGTGTATTGTTGGGCACCCAGGGCGGCCTGTACCCGATCGGTGACTACTGCTTCGCCGATGGCGACCCGGATGCCGTCCGGCGCCTGGTGCCGGGTACCTTGAAGCCGGTGCGTTGGGAGCAACAAGTGATCGCGCAGATGCTGATCACCTCCGACGGCACCGCCAGGCCGATCGAATTCGAGCCCCGTGAGGTGCTGGCCCGCGTGCTGCAGCGCCTGGCCAGGCGCGGCATCCATCCGGTGGTGGCCTTCGAGCTGGAGTTCTACCTGTTCGACCGCCAGCTGGCCAACGGCCTGCCGCAGTACCCGCGCGACACCGCGAGCGGCGACCCGGACGACCAGCCGAACATGCACATCGAGCGGCTGTCGCGCTTTGCCTCGGTGCTGCATGAGATGGTCGACGTTGCCAACGAGCAAGGCGTGCCGGCGAACGTGATCACCGCCGAGCTGGGCCCGGGTCAGTTCGAGATCAACTTCTCCCACAGCGACGATGCCCTGAGCGCAGCCGACTGGTCGGCACTGTTCTGCCGCAGCACGCGTGGTGTGGCGATGAAACACGGCTATCGGGCCAGCTTCATGAGCAAGCCGTACCTGGACGCGCCGGGCAGCGGCATGCATGTGCACGTCAGCCTGTACGACGGCGCCGGCAACAACATCCTGGCGGGCGCCGAGCAGCGCAAGCTGCGCCACGCCGTGGCAGGCTGCCTGGAGCTGCTGCCCCACTGCATGCCGATCTTCGCCCCCAACCACAATGCCTACCGTCGCTACGGCGCGATGGTCAATGCGGCGAGCAAGGCCAGCTGGGGCTTCGAAGATCGCGATGCGTGCATTCGCATCCCCGAGTCCGACCCGCGCAACCTGCGCATCGAACACCGCCTTGCCGGCGCCGATGCCAACCCGTACCTGGTGCTGGCGGCCATTCTGACCGGCATGGAGCATGGCCTGGACCAGGGCCTCGAGCCCATCGCCCCGCTGAACGACAACCGCCAGAGTGGCATCGATTTCCCCAAGGAGGCGTTCAGTGCGCTGGCCGCCATGCGCCATCACCCGGTAGTCAACCAAGGCCTGGGCAGTGAGTTCGTGATGGTCTATTGCGAAAACAAGTACCAGGAGCAACAGGACTTCATGCGCCACATCGATGCCCGCGAATACCGCTGGTTCCTGTAG
- a CDS encoding gamma-glutamyl-gamma-aminobutyrate hydrolase family protein yields MPRVPVIGITACTRVIEQHATQTISEKYARAAAKAACGLPIVIPSLAELIDSADILDVVDGLIFTGSPSNIEPFHYQGPASAAGTHHDPLRDATTLPLMRAAIAAGVPVLGICRGFQEMNVALGGSLHQNVHETGLFMDHREGKGEPIEKQYGPRHALHVEPGGMLERMGLPALIEVNSIHGQGIDVLAPGLRVEALAPDGLVEAISVEHSKGFALAVQWHPEFQVMDNPHYLTIFQTFGKACRQRSVLRQKLMLSA; encoded by the coding sequence ATGCCACGTGTGCCCGTGATCGGCATTACCGCATGCACCCGCGTGATCGAGCAGCATGCCACCCAGACCATCAGCGAGAAGTACGCACGGGCGGCGGCCAAGGCGGCGTGCGGGTTGCCGATCGTGATACCCAGCCTCGCCGAGCTGATTGATAGCGCCGATATCCTCGACGTGGTGGATGGGCTGATTTTCACCGGTTCGCCGTCCAACATCGAACCGTTCCACTACCAGGGCCCGGCCAGTGCCGCGGGCACCCATCACGATCCGCTGCGGGATGCCACCACCTTGCCGCTGATGCGTGCGGCCATTGCCGCCGGGGTGCCGGTGCTTGGCATCTGCCGCGGCTTTCAGGAAATGAACGTGGCGCTGGGCGGCAGCCTGCACCAGAACGTCCACGAGACCGGGCTGTTCATGGACCACCGCGAAGGCAAGGGCGAGCCCATCGAGAAGCAGTATGGCCCGCGCCACGCGCTGCATGTCGAACCCGGCGGCATGCTCGAGCGCATGGGGTTGCCGGCGCTCATCGAGGTCAACTCTATCCACGGCCAGGGCATCGATGTTCTGGCCCCCGGGCTGCGGGTGGAAGCGCTGGCACCCGATGGTCTGGTCGAAGCGATATCGGTGGAGCACAGCAAGGGGTTTGCCTTGGCCGTGCAATGGCACCCGGAGTTCCAGGTCATGGACAACCCGCACTACCTGACCATCTTCCAGACCTTCGGCAAGGCCTGCCGGCAACGTTCGGTGCTGCGTCAGAAGCTGATGCTGTCCGCTTGA
- a CDS encoding aspartate aminotransferase family protein — protein sequence MSEQNSRTLAWQAMSRDHHLAPFSDVKQLAEKGPRIITSAKGVYLWDSEGNQILDGMAGLWCVAVGYGRDELAEVASRQMKQLPYYNLFFQTAHPPALELAKAIADVAPPGMNHVFFTGSGSEGNDTVLRMVRHYWAIKGQKQKKVIIGRINGYHGSTVAGAGLGGMSGMHQQGGLIPDIVHIPQPYWYGEGGDMTEAEFGVWAAEQLEKKILEVGVNHVAAFIAEPIQGAGGVIIPPQTYWPKVKEILARYDILFVADEVICGFGRTGEWFGSDYYGLKPDLMTIAKGLTSGYIPMGGVIVRDEVAKVISEGGDFNHGFTYSGHPVAAAVGLENLRILRDEQIIEQVRGQTAPYLQQRLRELADHPLVGEVRGLGMLGAIELVQDKATRARYQGKGVGMICRQHCFDNGLIMRAVGDTMIIAPPLVISMAEIDELVEKARKCLDLTYEAVR from the coding sequence ATGAGTGAACAGAATTCCCGCACCCTGGCCTGGCAGGCGATGAGCCGCGACCATCACCTGGCGCCGTTCAGCGACGTGAAGCAACTGGCCGAGAAAGGCCCGCGCATCATCACTTCGGCCAAGGGCGTGTACCTCTGGGACAGCGAAGGCAACCAGATACTCGATGGCATGGCCGGCCTGTGGTGCGTGGCGGTCGGCTATGGCCGTGATGAGCTGGCCGAGGTCGCCAGCCGGCAGATGAAGCAGTTGCCGTATTACAACCTGTTCTTCCAGACCGCGCACCCGCCGGCGCTGGAACTGGCCAAGGCCATCGCCGATGTTGCCCCGCCAGGCATGAACCATGTGTTCTTCACCGGCTCCGGCTCTGAAGGCAACGACACCGTGCTGCGTATGGTCCGCCATTACTGGGCGATCAAGGGCCAGAAGCAGAAGAAAGTGATCATCGGCCGCATCAATGGCTACCACGGTTCCACAGTGGCCGGTGCGGGCCTGGGTGGCATGAGCGGCATGCACCAGCAGGGTGGGCTGATCCCGGATATCGTGCATATCCCGCAGCCGTACTGGTATGGCGAAGGCGGCGACATGACCGAGGCCGAGTTTGGCGTGTGGGCGGCCGAGCAGCTGGAGAAGAAGATCCTCGAGGTTGGCGTGAACCACGTCGCTGCCTTCATCGCCGAACCGATCCAGGGCGCCGGCGGCGTGATCATTCCACCGCAGACCTACTGGCCGAAGGTCAAGGAGATCCTCGCCCGCTACGACATCCTGTTCGTCGCCGACGAGGTGATCTGCGGCTTCGGCCGAACCGGTGAGTGGTTCGGCAGCGACTATTACGGCCTCAAGCCCGACCTGATGACCATCGCCAAGGGCCTCACCTCCGGCTACATCCCGATGGGCGGGGTGATCGTGCGTGATGAAGTGGCCAAGGTGATCAGCGAAGGCGGCGACTTCAACCACGGCTTCACCTATTCCGGCCACCCGGTGGCGGCTGCGGTGGGCCTGGAGAACCTGCGCATCCTGCGCGACGAGCAGATTATCGAGCAGGTGCGCGGGCAGACCGCACCTTACCTGCAGCAACGCCTGCGCGAGCTGGCCGACCACCCGCTGGTGGGCGAGGTGCGCGGCCTGGGCATGCTCGGTGCGATCGAGCTGGTGCAGGACAAGGCCACCCGCGCCCGTTATCAGGGCAAAGGCGTTGGCATGATCTGCCGCCAGCACTGCTTCGACAATGGCCTGATCATGCGCGCTGTCGGCGATACCATGATCATCGCGCCACCGCTGGTGATCAGCATGGCGGAAATCGACGAACTGGTGGAAAAGGCCCGCAAGTGCCTGGACCTGACGTACGAGGCTGTTCGTTAA
- a CDS encoding XRE family transcriptional regulator: MKVHEEIEGLAVLIRDLRKFKGLTLGELAQRIGRSVGFLSQVERGVSRPTVADLTAISEELGVSTAYFYKLDKPRELDWVTRPHERRTLHLAGGITDVLASPTISGAFSMLDSHLEPGASSGEEYLDDSSEQGCFVLEGELTVWLDGGEPVTLRASDSFQLQPHASFRYANLTDKPTRVLWVFS, from the coding sequence ATGAAAGTGCACGAAGAGATCGAAGGCCTGGCCGTACTGATTCGCGACCTGCGCAAGTTCAAGGGCCTGACCCTGGGCGAACTGGCCCAGCGCATCGGCCGTTCGGTGGGTTTTCTGTCTCAGGTCGAGCGCGGCGTCTCGCGGCCAACCGTGGCCGACCTCACGGCCATCAGCGAAGAGCTCGGTGTCTCCACTGCCTATTTCTACAAGCTGGACAAACCGCGTGAGCTCGACTGGGTCACCCGGCCACACGAGCGCCGTACGCTTCACCTGGCCGGCGGCATCACCGATGTGCTGGCATCGCCCACCATCTCGGGGGCGTTCTCCATGCTCGACAGCCACCTGGAGCCGGGGGCCAGCAGTGGCGAGGAGTACCTGGACGACAGCTCGGAACAGGGCTGTTTCGTGCTCGAAGGCGAACTGACCGTCTGGCTGGATGGCGGTGAGCCGGTAACGCTGCGCGCCAGTGACAGCTTTCAGCTGCAACCGCACGCCAGTTTCCGTTACGCCAACCTGACCGACAAGCCCACCCGGGTGCTCTGGGTGTTCAGCTGA
- a CDS encoding HAD hydrolase-like protein: MSYRLAIFDFDGTLADSFACFVAVFNQVADKHAFNRIRPEELDALRKLGAREIMSHIGMPRWKLPLVARTFIGLMKQHRGSIALFQDIADALRHLDEQGVILAVVSSNSQDNVTQVLGPSCRHIRAFECGASIFGKASRLRRVMRKFGVAPEQVIYIGDQPTDGEAAATAGIAFGAVAWGYGTPEAFRTLHDHEWFAEVGELRRLAASPRAVSTANGIL, encoded by the coding sequence ATGTCATACCGACTTGCCATCTTCGACTTCGACGGCACGCTCGCGGATTCCTTTGCATGCTTCGTTGCGGTGTTCAACCAGGTTGCCGACAAGCACGCCTTCAACCGCATTCGCCCGGAAGAACTGGACGCCTTGCGCAAACTCGGGGCCCGGGAAATCATGTCGCATATCGGCATGCCGCGCTGGAAGCTACCGCTGGTAGCGCGAACCTTCATCGGCCTGATGAAGCAACACCGCGGCTCGATCGCACTGTTCCAGGACATCGCCGATGCGTTGCGCCATCTTGATGAGCAGGGCGTGATCCTGGCGGTGGTATCGTCCAACTCCCAGGATAATGTCACGCAAGTGCTGGGCCCGAGCTGTCGCCATATCCGCGCCTTCGAGTGCGGGGCTTCCATTTTCGGCAAGGCATCGCGCTTGCGTCGGGTCATGCGCAAGTTCGGCGTGGCGCCAGAGCAGGTCATCTATATAGGTGACCAACCTACCGATGGTGAAGCCGCAGCGACAGCGGGTATCGCATTTGGCGCGGTTGCCTGGGGCTACGGTACCCCTGAAGCATTCCGCACGCTCCACGACCATGAGTGGTTTGCCGAAGTGGGCGAGTTGCGGCGCCTGGCAGCAAGCCCCAGGGCGGTGAGTACGGCAAACGGCATACTGTAA
- a CDS encoding DUF998 domain-containing protein: MNNTDRALLGAGLLIPVWLLLGVSLTALGYPGYSHLDQAMSQLGALGAPTHAYSAWVNNFPLGLLFALFALGVARRFAGSRLALFSAALILLHGLASFATGLFACDEGCVPAQPSVSQDIHNVAGLVMFLSLTLASALWCSLGKRLLGSSAFAGFSALCLVLAIATVAMMGKAMADGHGFGLYQRLNYGVSVGWVAALAWAALRGNQTQPAAVLQQHL; the protein is encoded by the coding sequence ATGAACAACACCGACCGGGCCTTGCTGGGCGCAGGGCTTTTGATTCCAGTCTGGCTCCTGCTTGGCGTATCCCTGACCGCGCTTGGCTATCCGGGCTACAGCCACCTCGACCAGGCGATGAGCCAGTTAGGGGCGCTGGGCGCCCCGACTCACGCGTATTCCGCGTGGGTGAACAATTTCCCTCTGGGGCTGCTGTTCGCACTTTTCGCCTTGGGTGTGGCGCGACGTTTCGCCGGTTCGCGCCTGGCGCTGTTCAGCGCCGCGTTGATACTGCTTCACGGCCTGGCCAGTTTCGCCACGGGCCTGTTCGCCTGTGACGAGGGCTGCGTACCGGCACAGCCTTCCGTTTCTCAGGACATCCACAATGTGGCAGGCCTGGTCATGTTCCTGTCGTTGACGCTGGCGAGCGCGCTGTGGTGCTCTCTGGGCAAGCGATTGCTCGGCTCGTCGGCATTCGCGGGCTTCTCCGCGCTTTGTCTGGTCCTGGCAATCGCCACCGTGGCGATGATGGGCAAAGCCATGGCGGACGGGCACGGGTTTGGCCTGTATCAGCGACTCAATTACGGCGTGTCTGTCGGCTGGGTCGCTGCGCTGGCATGGGCTGCGCTGCGTGGCAACCAGACACAGCCCGCAGCTGTGCTCCAGCAGCATCTGTGA